One region of Manduca sexta isolate Smith_Timp_Sample1 chromosome 25, JHU_Msex_v1.0, whole genome shotgun sequence genomic DNA includes:
- the LOC115441477 gene encoding adenylate kinase isoenzyme 6 homolog: MVPTSRRIPNILITGTPGVGKSTICRILEERTELIWREVSKLAAEFNCLDEFDPEYQCPFLNEDKLMDHMEGMMAKGGNIVEYHGCDFFPERWFDGVFVIRTNNTALYDRLTARGYTGKKLEDNIQCEIFETVLEEAQNSYKPEIVIELQNDSDDQLQANVDAIVEWIERWREENI, from the exons ATGGTCCCTACTTCCCGGAGGATACCTAACATTCTAATAACAG gTACACCTGGAGTGGGTAAATCTACAATATGCCGAATACTTGAAGAAAGAACCGAGCTGATATGGAGAGAAGTATCGAAGCTTGCAGCAGAATTTAACTGTTTGGATGAATTCGATCCAGAGTACCAGTGCCCGTTCTTAAATGAAGACAAG TTAATGGACCACATGGAAGGTATGATGGCTAAGGGAGGTAACATAGTTGAATACCACGGTTGTGATTTCTTCCCTGAAAGATGGTTTGATGGTGTGTTTGTGATCAGAACTAACAACACAGCTCTGTATGACAGACTTACAGCAAG GGGTTACACAGGCAAGAAACTAGAAGACAATATACAATGTGAGATATTTGAaacagtattagaggaggcacAAAATTCATACAAGCCAGAGATAGTGATTGAGTTACAAAATGATTCCGATGACCAACTTCAGGCGAATGTTGATGCTATTGTGGAGTGGATTGAAAGGTGGAgagaagaaaatatatag
- the LOC115441475 gene encoding elongation factor 1-alpha, translating into MGKEKIHINIVVIGHVDSGKSTTTGHLIYKCGGIDKRTIEKFEKEAQEMGKGSFKYAWVLDKLKAERERGITIDIALWKFETSKYYVTIIDAPGHRDFIKNMITGTSQADCAVLIVAAGTGEFEAGISKNGQTREHALLAFTLGVKQLIVGVNKMDSTEPPYSESRFEEIKKEVSSYIKKIGYNPAAVAFVPISGWHGDNMLEPSTKMPWFKGWLVERKEGKAEGKCLIEALDAILPPARPTDKPLRLPLQDVYKIGGIGTVPVGRVETGVLKPGTIVVFAPANITTEVKSVEMHHEALQEAVPGDNVGFNVKNVSVKELRRGYVAGDSKNNPPKGAADFTAQVIVLNHPGQISNGYTPVLDCHTAHIACKFAEIKEKVDRRTGKSTEDNPKSIKSGDAAIVNLVPSKPMCVESFQEFPPLGRFAVRDMRQTVAVGVIKAVNFKEAGGGKVTKAAEKATKGKK; encoded by the coding sequence ATGGGCAAGGAAAAGATTCACATTAACATTGTCGTCATTGGACACGTCGACTCCGGCAAGTCCACCACCACAGGTCACTTGATCTACAAATGCGGTGGTATCGACAAACGTACCATCGAGAAGTTCGAGAAGGAGGCCCAGGAAATGGGTAAGGGTTCCTTCAAATATGCCTGGGTATTGGACAAACTGAAGGCCGAGCGTGAGCGTGGTATCACCATCGACATTGCCCTGTGGAAGTTCGAGACCAGCAAATACTATGTCACCATCATCGACGCTCCCGGACACAGAGATTTCATTAAGAACATGATCACCGGAACGTCGCAGGCTGACTGCGCGGTGTTGATCGTCGCTGCCGGTACTGGTGAGTTCGAAGCTGGTATCTCTAAGAACGGTCAGACCCGTGAGCACGCGTTGCTCGCCTTCACACTTGGTGTCAAGCAACTGATTGTGGGCGTCAACAAAATGGACTCCACTGAGCCCCCATACAGCGAGTCCCGTTTCGAGGAAATCAAGAAGGAAGTTTCTTCATACATCAAGAAGATCGGTTACAACCCGGCCGCTGTCGCTTTCGTACCCATTTCTGGCTGGCACGGAGACAACATGTTGGAGCCCTCCACCAAAATGCCCTGGTTCAAGGGATGGCTTGTGGAGCGCAAGGAGGGTAAGGCTGAAGGCAAATGCCTCATTGAGGCCCTCGACGCCATCCTGCCCCCTGCTCGTCCCACCGACAAACCCCTGCGTCTTCCCCTGCAGGACGTATACAAAATCGGTGGTATTGGAACAGTGCCCGTGGGCAGAGTTGAGACTGGTGTCCTGAAACCCGGTACCATCGTCGTATTCGCGCCCGCTAACATCACCACTGAAGTCAAGTCTGTGGAGATGCACCACGAGGCTCTCCAGGAGGCCGTACCCGGCGACAACGTTGGTTTCAACGTGAAAAACGTGTCCGTCAAGGAATTGCGTCGTGGTTACGTCGCTGGAGACTCCAAGAACAACCCCCCCAAGGGCGCTGCTGACTTCACAGCTCAGGTCATCGTACTCAACCACCCTGGACAAATCTCAAACGGTTACACACCCGTGTTGGATTGCCACACAGCTCACATTGCCTGCAAATTCGCCGAAATCAAAGAGAAGGTTGACCGTCGTACTGGTAAATCCACTGAAGACAACCCTAAATCCATCAAATCTGGTGATGCCGCCATTGTCAACCTCGTTCCCTCAAAGCCCATGTGTGTGGAGTCCTTCCAGGAATTCCCGCCCCTCGGTCGTTTCGCCGTGCGTGACATGAGGCAGACAGTTGCTGTTGGTGTCATTAAGGCTGTCAACTTCAAGGAAGCTGGTGGTGGTAAGGTGACCAAAGCCGCCGAAAAGGCCACCAAGGGCAAAAAGTAG